Proteins found in one Arachis stenosperma cultivar V10309 chromosome 8, arast.V10309.gnm1.PFL2, whole genome shotgun sequence genomic segment:
- the LOC130944699 gene encoding probable carbohydrate esterase At4g34215, whose translation MKSQRGVGRAVSVSTIFKFNPIMASLLPLLFVFAIQPWRVTSEQYKNIFILAGQSNMAGRGGVSETTATWDGVVPPESQPKPSILRLNAKLELVEAQEPLHADIDVTKTNGVGPGMAFANTILEKRPGFGVVGLVPCAIGGTNISEWERGKVHYTRMMKRVKASLQGGGALQALLWYQGESDTLLLSDAQSYRTRLAKFFLDLRADLNSPLLPIIQVALASGEGPYIDTVREAQLDMDLLNLRTVDAKGLPLGPDGLHLTTQAQVHLGQVMADAFLQFVPTSLPKNNVLPIHNGAPPTRPHNGASQIYMIPISITFLTIVSLTLL comes from the exons atgaaatCACAGAGAGGCGTGGGTAGAGCCGTGTCTGTCTCCACCATCTTCAAGTTCAACCCAATAATGGCTTCCCTGTTGCCATTGCTGTTTGTGTTTGCGATTCAACCATGGCGGGTGACGTCGGAGCAGTACAAAAACATATTCATACTTGCGGGACAGAGCAACATGGCAGGACGAGGTGGAGTCAGTGAAACAACGGCAACATGGGACGGTGTGGTTCCGCCGGAGAGCCAACCGAAGCCGTCGATTTTGCGGCTGAACGCGAAGCTGGAATTGGTGGAAGCGCAAGAGCCACTCCACGCGGACATCGATGTGAcgaagacgaatggagttggaCCGGGGATGGCGTTCGCGAACACGATCTTGGAAAAGCGACCGGGTTTCGGTGTGGTCGGTTTGGTGCCATGTGCAATCGGAGGCACAAACATAAGCGAGTGGGAACGCGGGAAAGTGCACTACACGCGCATGATGAAGAGGGTTAAGGCTTCGTTGCAAGGTGGTGGTGCCCTTCAAGCTCTGCTTTGGTATCAAGGTGAGTCTGATACTTTGCTTCTCAGTGATGCCCAATCTTATCGAACAAGACTTGCCAAGTTTTTCTTGGATCTTCGTGCTGATCTTAACTCTCCATTGCTTCCTATAATtcag GTAGCTTTGGCATCTGGAGAAGGCCCTTACATAGACACAGTAAGAGAAGCTCAGCTTGATATGGACCTCCTCAACTTGAGAACTGTCGACGCAAAGGGCTTGCCTCTTGGGCCTGATGGGCTTCACCTTACCACCCAGGCCCAAGTTCATCTTGGGCAGGTAATGGCTGATGCATTCCTTCAATTCGTACCCACTTCACTTCCAAAAAACAATGTTCTTCCTATACATAATGGAGCTCCTCCTACAAGACCTCACAATGGTGCCTCCCAAATTTATATGATCCCAATATCGATAACATTTCTTACCATAGTATCCTTAACTTTGTTATAG
- the LOC130946335 gene encoding probable isoaspartyl peptidase/L-asparaginase 2, producing the protein MGGWAIAVHGGAGVDPNLPPQRQEEAKQLLARCLNLGISSLHSNASAIDVVELVVRELETDPLFNSGRGSALTENGTVEMEASIMDGPKRRCGAVSGLTTVKNPISLARLVMDKSPHSYLAFSGAEDFARLQGVEVVENEYFITPENVGMLKLAKEANTILFDYRIPTNGYDTCGAGVESPVKMNGLPISVYAPETVGCVVVDKEGRCAAATSTGGLMNKMTGRIGDSPLIGAGTYACELCGVSCTGEGEAIIRGTLAREVAAVMEYKGLGLQEAVDFVIKNRLDEGFAGLIAVSNKGEVAYGFNCNGMFRGCATEDGFMEVGIWE; encoded by the exons ATGGGAGGTTGGGCAATAGCTGTGCATGGTGGCGCTGGCGTGGACCCAAATCTCCCACCTCAACGCCAGGAAGAGGCCAAGCAACTCCTTGCTCGTTGCCTCAACCTTGGCATctcttctcttcattccaatgCTTCCGCCATCGACGTCGTTGAACTTGTC GTGAGGGAGCTGGAAACGGATCCACTGTTCAACTCTGGGCGCGGATCTGCGCTGACAGAAAACGGTACAGTGGAAATGGAGGCAAGCATCATGGACGGTCCCAAGAGACGTTGTGGCGCCGTTTCTGGCCTCACAACCGTCAAGAACCCTATCTCTCTTGCTCGCCTTGTCATGGATAAGTCCCCCCATTCCTACCTTGCCTTCTCCGGCGCTGAAGATTTCGCCAGGCTCCAG GGTGTGGAGGTTGTGGAGAACGAATACTTCATTACCCCTGAGAATGTTGGGATGCTGAAGCTCGCAAAGGAAGCCAATACAATCCTG TTCGACTACAGGATTCCAACGAACGGTTACGACACGTGCGGCGCGGGAGTGGAGAGCCCTGTGAAGATGAACGGGCTTCCGATAAGCGTGTACGCGCCGGAGACGGTGGGGTGCGTGGTGGTGGACAAGGAAGGTAGATGTGCGGCTGCCACGTCGACAGGGGGGCTCATGAACAAGATGACAGGTAGGATCGGTGACTCACCGCTCATTGGAGCTGGAACTTACGCGTGTGAGTTGTGCGGTGTGTCCTGCACGGGTGAAGGGGAGGCTATCATACGCGGGACTCTGGCGCGTGAGGTTGCGGCCGTTATGGAATACAAGGGCCTGGGCCTTCAGGAAGCGGTGGACTTTGTGATCAAGAATAGGCTCGACGAAGGGTTCGCTGGGCTCATAGCGGTGTCTAATAAGGGTGAGGTGGCTTATGGGTTCAACTGCAATGGCATGTTTAGGGGCTGCGCCACTGAGGATGGCTTCATGGAAGTGGGAATCTGGGAATAG
- the LOC130945600 gene encoding uncharacterized protein LOC130945600, protein MPKKPRYNCISNAGTDKTQHINIGTEHVAEIAESSSEDEDYDPEADEVDSWDDYVDDFYAEEEAVPRNKSNGRKDTDYWNVVVSDDGITRTMSLSVREAIVLPPSRKIILEFNEELQPIGQAAGLLSGFLGNLGADFQHFPINEDSWKTMDKALKEHAYETIKRTFLYEEDDKGKIKRVMIQRLGKNWKEARNHLFHKVYDEEESFEVNAKRNPSGIDAQQWRWFIHYRLKESTKKMCKQNSQNRSKQLYTHTGGSKTTARLRDEEEKKQQRCISRGEMFIMTHKKRDGSYMNDDVRVVGEAVESIESQGGTSKEISVTDSLAQVLGKEHSGRVRGLGFGPCPSEIIHNTSQSTPGVQIEEYQRELTELKEVAAEQKAEITELKAEKAEDKAKIQIMENLVKYIIQQQGHTLPPEIDAQLKSLGSGAE, encoded by the exons ATGCCTAAGAAACCGCGGTACAACTGTATCTCCAACGCTGGCACTGACAAAACTCAGCATATCAACATTGGGACTGAACATGTTGCTGAGATTGCCGAAAGTTCTTCGGAGGATGAAGATTATGATCCCGAGGCTGATGAGGTTGACTCATGGGATGATTACGTTGATGACTTTTATGCTGAAGAAGAAGCTGTACCCCGGAACAAGTCCAACGGTCGCAAGGATACGGATTATTGGAATGTTGTTGTAAGCG ATGATGGCATCACAAGAACGATGAGTTTGAGCGTCAGAGAGGCCATAGTTCTTCCACCTAGCAGAAAAATCATTTTGGAGTTTAATGAAGAGTTGCAACCGATCGGTCAGGCAGCTGGATTATTGAGTGGGTTTCTAGGGAATCTAGGTGCTGACTTTCAACATTTTCCCATCAATGAAGACAGTTGGAAGACAATGGACAAAGCTTTAAAGGAACATGCATATGAGACAATTAAG CGCACCTTCCTGTATGAGGAGGATGACAAGGGAAAAATAAAGCGGGTAATGATTCAAAGGTTGGGAAAAAACTGGAAGGAAGCAAGAAACCACTTGTTTCACAAGGTTTACGACGAGGAAGAGAGTTTCGAAGTAAATGCCAAGCGTAACCCATCAGGAATAGATGCACAACAATGGAGATGGTTCATTCACTATCGTTTGAAGGAATCTACAAAg AAAATGTGCAAACAAAATTCTCAGAATCGGTCGAAGCAACTATATACACACACTGGGGGCTCTAAGACAACAGCAAGGCTAAGGGATGAAGAG GAGAAAAAACAGCAAAGATGCATTAGCAGAGGAGAGATGTTTATTATGACTCATAAAAAAAGGGATGGCTCATACATGAATGATGATGTGCGTGTTGTTGGA GAAGCGGTTGAGAGTATCGAGAGCCAAGGTGGAACCTCGAAGGAGATTTCTGTTACTGATTCACTTGCGCAAGTCCTTGGAAAGGAGCATTCAGGACGAGTTCGGGGGTTAGGTTTTGGACCATGTCCAAGCGAAATTATTCATAATACTTCACAATCGACCCCTGGAGTGCAAATTGAGGAGTATCAGAGAGAACTTACAGAATTGAAGGAAGTGGCAGCAGAACAAAAGGCGGAGATTACAGAATTGAAGGCAGAGAAAGCAGAAGACAAGGCAAAGATACAGATCATGGAGAACCTGGTGAAATACATCATCCAACAGCAAGGACATACTTTGCCACCTGAAATTGATGCACAGCTTAAGTCATTGGGGAGTGGAGCAGAATAG